In Urechidicola croceus, a single window of DNA contains:
- the rpoB gene encoding DNA-directed RNA polymerase subunit beta, whose product MATKNNTERINFASAQLVTDYPDFLDIQIKSFQDFFQLKTKADERSAEGLYKTFTDNFPITDTRNQFVLEFLDYFVDPPRYSIQECIERGLTHSVPLKARLKLYCTDPEHEDFETIVQDVYLGTIPYMTQSGTFVINGAERVVVSQLHRSPGVFFGQSFHANGTKLYSARVIPFKGSWIEFATDINQVMYAYIDRKKKLPVTTLFRAIGFERDKDILEIFDLAEEVKVSKSGLKRILGRKLAARVLKTWFEDFVDEDTGEVVSIERNEIVFDRDTILEKEHIDEIVDSGSKTILLHKEDNQMADYAIIHNTLQKDPTNSEKEAVEHIYRQLRNAEPPDYETAKGIIDKLFFSEQRYNLGEVGRFRMNKKLELNVDMDIKVLTKEDIITIIKNLINLVNSKAEVDDIDHLSNRRVRTVGEQLASQFGVGLSRMARTIRERMNVRDNEVFTPIDLINAKTLSSVINSFFGTNQLSQFMDQTNPLAEITHKRRLSALGPGGLSRERAGFEVRDVHYTHYGRLCPIETPEGPNIGLISSLAVYAKVNNLGFIETAYRKVEDGVVNITEEPIYLSAEEEEGMKFAQSNLPIDDTGKFTAERVITRVEADYPVVEPVEVNYMDVAPNQIASISASLIPFLEHDDANRALMGSNMMRQAVPLLRPESPIVGTGLERRVAKDSRILINAEGSGVVEYVDSDIITIKYDRSDRIRMVSFDSDNKTYNLIKFRKTNQGTSINLKPIVQKGDKVELGQVLCEGYATQKGELALGRNMKVAFMPWKGYNFEDAIVISEKVVREDIFTSIHIDEYSLDVRDTKLGAEELTNDIPNVSEEATKDLDENGMIRIGAEVKPGDILIGKITPKGESDPTPEEKLLRAIFGDKAGDVKDASLKASPSLRGVVIDKKLFKRAVKDKTKRARDKEEIARLETEFLVKFDELKNVLVEKLFSLVNGKTSQGVKNDLGEEVLPKGKKFTQKMLNSVEDYAHLTKGSWTTDNELNELVTELIHNYKIKLNDLQGSLRREKFTISVGDELPAGIVKLAKIYIAKKRKLKVGDKMAGRHGNKGIVARIVRAEDMPFLEDGTPVDIVLNPLGVPSRMNIGQIYETVLGWAGQKLDQKYATPIFDGATINQITDLTNKAGVPEFGHTYLYDGGTGQRFDQPATVGVIYMIKLGHMIDDKMHARSIGPYSLITQQPLGGKAQFGGQRFGEMEVWALEAYGASSILREILTVKSDDVLGRAKTYEAIVKGEPMPEPGLPESFNVLMHELKGLGLDVRLEE is encoded by the coding sequence TTGGCAACGAAAAATAATACCGAAAGAATAAACTTTGCATCAGCACAATTGGTAACTGATTATCCAGACTTTTTAGATATTCAAATAAAATCATTCCAAGATTTTTTCCAATTAAAAACTAAAGCTGACGAACGAAGTGCCGAAGGGTTATATAAAACCTTCACCGACAATTTTCCAATCACTGATACTAGAAACCAATTTGTATTAGAATTTTTAGACTATTTTGTAGATCCACCTAGATATAGCATTCAAGAATGTATTGAAAGAGGATTAACACATAGTGTGCCTTTAAAAGCACGTCTAAAATTGTATTGTACTGACCCTGAACATGAAGATTTTGAGACAATAGTACAAGATGTGTATTTAGGTACAATACCTTATATGACTCAGAGCGGAACATTTGTTATTAATGGTGCTGAAAGAGTTGTAGTTTCTCAATTACACCGTTCACCAGGAGTATTCTTTGGGCAATCATTCCATGCAAACGGAACCAAATTATATTCAGCAAGAGTAATTCCTTTTAAGGGTTCTTGGATAGAGTTTGCAACAGATATCAATCAAGTAATGTATGCTTATATTGATAGAAAGAAAAAATTACCAGTAACTACACTTTTCCGTGCTATTGGATTTGAGAGAGATAAAGATATTCTTGAAATTTTCGATTTAGCAGAAGAAGTTAAAGTTTCAAAAAGCGGGTTAAAAAGAATATTAGGGCGTAAACTTGCAGCACGTGTTTTAAAAACATGGTTTGAAGATTTCGTTGATGAAGATACAGGAGAAGTAGTTTCTATTGAAAGAAATGAAATTGTTTTTGACCGTGATACAATTTTAGAAAAAGAACACATCGATGAAATCGTTGATTCTGGTTCTAAAACTATTTTACTTCATAAAGAAGACAATCAAATGGCCGATTATGCCATTATACATAATACTTTACAAAAGGATCCAACAAACTCTGAAAAAGAGGCTGTTGAGCATATTTATAGACAATTACGTAACGCTGAGCCACCAGATTATGAGACAGCAAAAGGAATTATTGATAAATTATTCTTCTCAGAACAGCGTTATAATTTAGGAGAAGTTGGTCGTTTTAGAATGAATAAAAAGTTAGAACTTAATGTTGATATGGACATTAAAGTTTTAACAAAAGAAGATATCATTACCATTATCAAGAATTTGATAAACTTGGTTAACTCTAAAGCAGAAGTTGATGATATTGATCACTTATCAAACCGTCGTGTACGTACAGTAGGTGAGCAATTAGCATCTCAATTTGGAGTTGGTTTATCTCGTATGGCTCGTACTATTCGTGAGCGTATGAATGTTCGTGATAACGAAGTATTTACACCAATTGATTTGATTAATGCCAAGACTTTATCGTCTGTAATTAATTCATTTTTTGGTACAAACCAGTTATCTCAATTTATGGATCAAACAAATCCACTAGCTGAGATTACTCATAAACGTCGTTTATCAGCACTAGGACCTGGAGGTTTATCTAGAGAAAGAGCAGGTTTTGAGGTTCGTGATGTTCACTATACTCATTACGGTCGTTTGTGTCCAATTGAAACCCCTGAGGGACCAAATATTGGTTTAATTTCATCTTTAGCAGTTTATGCAAAAGTAAATAACTTAGGATTTATTGAAACTGCATATAGAAAGGTAGAAGATGGTGTAGTTAACATTACCGAAGAACCAATTTATTTAAGTGCTGAAGAGGAAGAAGGAATGAAATTTGCTCAATCGAATTTACCGATTGATGATACAGGTAAATTTACTGCAGAAAGAGTTATCACACGTGTTGAAGCCGATTATCCTGTTGTTGAACCAGTAGAGGTTAATTATATGGATGTTGCTCCAAATCAGATAGCATCTATTTCGGCATCTTTAATTCCATTCTTAGAGCATGATGATGCAAACCGTGCATTGATGGGATCTAACATGATGCGTCAAGCAGTTCCATTATTACGCCCTGAGTCCCCAATTGTTGGAACTGGATTAGAGCGTAGGGTAGCAAAAGATTCTCGTATTCTTATTAATGCTGAAGGAAGTGGAGTTGTAGAATATGTAGATTCTGACATCATTACTATTAAATATGATAGAAGTGATAGAATAAGAATGGTAAGTTTTGATTCTGATAATAAAACATACAACTTAATAAAGTTTAGAAAAACGAATCAAGGAACATCGATTAACTTAAAACCAATTGTTCAAAAAGGTGATAAAGTTGAATTAGGACAAGTTCTTTGTGAAGGATATGCTACTCAAAAAGGAGAATTAGCTTTAGGTAGAAATATGAAAGTAGCCTTTATGCCTTGGAAAGGGTATAACTTTGAGGATGCGATTGTAATTTCTGAAAAAGTTGTAAGAGAAGATATTTTCACTTCAATACATATTGATGAATATTCTTTAGATGTTAGAGATACTAAACTTGGAGCTGAAGAATTAACAAATGATATTCCAAATGTTTCTGAAGAGGCTACAAAAGATCTTGATGAAAATGGAATGATTCGTATCGGTGCCGAAGTAAAACCTGGAGATATTCTTATTGGTAAAATTACACCTAAAGGTGAATCAGACCCAACACCTGAAGAAAAATTATTGAGAGCAATTTTCGGAGACAAAGCCGGTGATGTAAAAGACGCATCATTAAAAGCTTCACCTTCGTTAAGAGGAGTTGTTATTGATAAAAAATTATTCAAAAGAGCAGTCAAAGACAAGACTAAGAGAGCAAGAGATAAAGAAGAAATTGCACGATTAGAAACTGAATTTTTAGTTAAGTTTGATGAATTAAAGAATGTTTTAGTAGAAAAATTATTCAGTCTAGTAAATGGTAAAACATCTCAAGGAGTAAAGAATGATTTAGGTGAAGAAGTATTACCAAAAGGTAAAAAATTCACTCAAAAAATGCTAAACTCTGTTGAAGATTACGCCCATTTAACTAAAGGTTCTTGGACAACAGATAATGAATTGAACGAATTAGTTACTGAATTAATTCACAATTATAAAATCAAATTAAACGATTTACAAGGTTCTTTACGTCGTGAGAAATTTACTATTTCAGTTGGAGATGAATTACCAGCAGGAATTGTAAAGTTAGCTAAGATTTATATAGCTAAAAAACGTAAACTGAAGGTAGGTGATAAGATGGCTGGACGTCACGGTAATAAAGGTATTGTTGCACGTATCGTTAGAGCAGAAGATATGCCATTCTTAGAAGATGGAACACCAGTAGATATTGTATTGAATCCACTTGGAGTACCATCTCGTATGAATATTGGTCAGATTTATGAAACTGTTTTAGGATGGGCTGGTCAAAAATTAGATCAAAAGTATGCAACACCAATTTTTGATGGAGCAACAATAAATCAAATTACCGATTTAACCAATAAAGCAGGAGTACCAGAGTTTGGACATACATACTTATATGATGGTGGAACAGGACAACGTTTCGATCAACCAGCAACAGTTGGAGTTATTTATATGATTAAATTAGGTCATATGATTGATGATAAGATGCATGCGCGTTCAATTGGTCCTTATTCGTTAATTACGCAACAACCACTTGGTGGTAAGGCACAATTTGGAGGTCAACGTTTTGGAGAGATGGAAGTTTGGGCACTAGAAGCATATGGTGCATCAAGTATCTTAAGAGAAATCTTAACTGTAAAATCGGATGACGTTCTTGGTAGAGCAAAAACTTACGAAGCAATCGTAAAGGGAGAGCCAATGCCAGAGCCAGGTTTACCAGAATCATTTAATGTATTAATGCATGAACTGAAAGGTTTAGGCTTAGACGTTAGATTAGAGGAATAA
- the rplL gene encoding 50S ribosomal protein L7/L12, whose product MAELKDFAEQLVNLTVKEVNELANILKDEYGIEPAAAAVAVAGPAAGGGDAAEEKSEFDVILKAAGGSKLAVVKLVKELTGLGLKEAKGIVDSAPAPIKEGISKDEAEGLKASLEEAGAEVELK is encoded by the coding sequence ATGGCAGAATTAAAAGATTTCGCAGAACAACTTGTTAACTTAACAGTTAAAGAAGTAAATGAGTTAGCAAATATTTTAAAAGACGAATATGGTATCGAACCAGCAGCTGCAGCAGTAGCAGTAGCAGGACCAGCAGCAGGTGGTGGAGATGCAGCTGAAGAAAAATCAGAATTCGACGTAATTTTAAAAGCAGCAGGAGGTTCTAAATTAGCAGTTGTAAAATTAGTTAAAGAATTAACTGGTTTAGGATTAAAAGAAGCTAAAGGAATTGTTGATAGCGCACCAGCGCCAATCAAAGAAGGTATCTCAAAAGATGAGGCTGAAGGTCTTAAAGCATCTTTAGAAGAAGCTGGAGCTGAAGTAGAACTTAAGTAA
- the rplJ gene encoding 50S ribosomal protein L10 gives MTREEKSQVIDDLTTQLSEGNIIYLADISGLDALSTSNLRRACFKADIKLAVVKNTLLSKAMEKSDKDFGDLPETLKGNTSIMFSETGNAPAKVIKEFRKGSDRPILKGAYVEEAIYVGDDQLDALVNIKSKEEVIGEIIGLLQSPAKNVISGLKSGGGKLAGILKTLSER, from the coding sequence ATGACAAGAGAAGAAAAATCACAAGTAATAGACGATTTAACAACTCAATTATCTGAAGGAAACATCATTTATTTGGCAGACATTTCAGGATTGGATGCATTGAGTACATCTAATTTAAGAAGAGCTTGTTTTAAAGCTGATATTAAATTAGCAGTTGTTAAAAATACATTGCTTTCAAAAGCAATGGAAAAATCTGATAAGGATTTTGGAGATTTACCAGAAACATTAAAAGGAAACACATCAATAATGTTTTCTGAAACAGGTAATGCTCCAGCAAAAGTAATTAAAGAATTTCGTAAAGGATCTGATAGACCTATTTTAAAAGGCGCTTATGTTGAAGAAGCTATTTATGTTGGTGATGACCAACTAGATGCTCTAGTTAACATCAAGTCTAAAGAGGAAGTTATTGGAGAAATTATTGGATTGTTACAATCACCAGCTAAAAATGTTATTAGTGGTCTTAAATCAGGCGGCGGTAAATTAGCAGGAATTCTTAAAACATTATCAGAAAGATAA
- the rplA gene encoding 50S ribosomal protein L1 — MTKLSKKQKEAVAKVDKSKALNIAEASALIKEITNVKFDASVDLAIRLGVDPRKANQMVRGVVTLPHGTGKDVKVLALVTPDKVAEAEEAGADYVGLDDYLQKIKGGWTDVDVIITMPSVMGKLGPLGRVLGPRGLMPNPKTGTVTMDVAKAVKDVKAGKIDFKVDKTGIVHAAIGKASFDADKIAENANELLQTIVKLKPTAAKGTYIKSIFMSSTMSPSVAIDAKSVS, encoded by the coding sequence ATGACAAAATTAAGTAAAAAGCAAAAAGAAGCTGTAGCAAAAGTTGACAAATCTAAAGCTTTGAATATAGCAGAAGCATCTGCTTTAATTAAGGAAATTACAAATGTAAAATTTGATGCATCTGTTGATTTAGCAATTCGTTTAGGAGTTGATCCACGTAAAGCTAATCAAATGGTTAGAGGTGTGGTTACATTACCACACGGAACTGGAAAAGATGTTAAAGTTTTAGCACTTGTAACTCCAGATAAAGTGGCTGAAGCAGAAGAAGCAGGAGCAGATTACGTTGGATTAGATGATTACCTTCAAAAAATTAAAGGAGGATGGACAGATGTTGATGTAATTATTACTATGCCAAGTGTGATGGGTAAATTAGGACCATTAGGACGTGTTTTAGGACCTAGAGGATTAATGCCTAACCCAAAAACAGGTACAGTAACAATGGATGTTGCAAAAGCAGTAAAAGATGTTAAGGCTGGTAAAATTGACTTTAAAGTTGATAAAACTGGAATTGTACATGCTGCTATTGGTAAAGCATCTTTCGACGCTGATAAAATTGCAGAAAACGCAAACGAATTATTACAAACAATTGTTAAATTGAAGCCAACTGCGGCAAAAGGAACATATATAAAGAGCATTTTTATGTCAAGTACTATGAGTCCTTCTGTAGCAATAGATGCTAAATCAGTTTCATAA
- the rplK gene encoding 50S ribosomal protein L11, with protein sequence MAKEISKVVKLQVRGGAANPSPPVGPALGAAGVNIMEFCKQFNARTQDKQGKVLPVAITVYKDKSFDFVVKTPPAAVQILEAAKVKKGSGEPNRNKVATVTWDQLKVIAEDKMVDLNAFTIESAMLMMAGTARSMGIRVKGTAPVKS encoded by the coding sequence ATGGCAAAAGAAATAAGTAAGGTTGTAAAATTACAAGTGCGTGGAGGTGCAGCAAATCCTTCACCACCAGTTGGACCTGCTTTAGGTGCTGCCGGAGTTAATATTATGGAGTTCTGTAAGCAGTTTAATGCTAGAACTCAAGACAAACAAGGGAAAGTTTTACCAGTAGCAATTACTGTATATAAAGACAAATCTTTTGATTTTGTAGTTAAAACACCTCCAGCGGCAGTACAAATACTAGAAGCAGCGAAAGTAAAAAAAGGTTCTGGTGAACCAAATAGAAACAAAGTAGCAACAGTTACTTGGGATCAATTAAAAGTAATAGCTGAAGATAAAATGGTAGATTTAAATGCATTTACAATTGAATCAGCAATGTTGATGATGGCAGGTACTGCTCGTTCTATGGGAATCAGAGTTAAAGGAACTGCTCCAGTTAAATCTTAA
- the nusG gene encoding transcription termination/antitermination protein NusG: MADSVKKWYVVRAIGGQENKVKNYIENEIARLELTDYIDQVLVPTEKVIQVRNGKKVNKERVYFPGYIMIEANLSGEIPHIIKSVPGVIGFLGEVKGGDPVPLRRSEVNRMLGKVDELAVQNENVAIPYIIGETVKVIDGPFNGFDGSIEKINEEKRKLEVMVKIFGRKTPLELSYMQVEKIS; this comes from the coding sequence ATGGCTGATTCTGTTAAGAAATGGTATGTTGTTAGAGCTATTGGTGGTCAAGAAAATAAAGTTAAAAACTATATTGAAAACGAAATAGCACGATTGGAATTAACTGATTATATAGATCAAGTTTTAGTCCCAACAGAAAAAGTTATACAAGTACGTAACGGTAAGAAAGTAAACAAAGAAAGAGTTTATTTTCCAGGTTACATAATGATTGAAGCTAATTTAAGTGGAGAAATTCCACACATTATTAAATCTGTACCAGGAGTTATAGGATTTTTAGGCGAAGTTAAAGGAGGAGATCCTGTGCCATTAAGAAGGTCTGAAGTAAATAGAATGCTTGGTAAAGTAGATGAGTTAGCAGTACAAAATGAAAATGTAGCAATTCCTTATATAATAGGAGAAACTGTAAAAGTTATTGATGGTCCATTTAATGGATTTGACGGTTCTATTGAAAAGATTAATGAAGAAAAGAGGAAACTAGAAGTAATGGTGAAAATTTTCGGAAGAAAAACACCGTTAGAATTAAGCTACATGCAAGTAGAAAAGATTTCATAA
- the secE gene encoding preprotein translocase subunit SecE, which translates to MKVLEYIKDSFEELSTKMTWISWAEAQKSTVVVAIFTIIFALAVFVVDRAFQTVLEEYFKLF; encoded by the coding sequence ATGAAAGTTTTAGAATATATAAAAGACTCATTTGAAGAGTTAAGTACAAAAATGACTTGGATTTCTTGGGCTGAAGCTCAAAAGTCTACAGTTGTTGTGGCAATTTTTACAATAATATTTGCTTTAGCAGTTTTTGTTGTAGATAGAGCATTTCAAACTGTTCTTGAAGAATATTTTAAACTATTTTAA
- the tuf gene encoding elongation factor Tu: protein MAKETFDRSKPHLNIGTIGHVDHGKTTLTAAITTVLASKGLSELRDFSSIDNAPEEKERGITINTSHVEYQTANRHYAHVDCPGHADYVKNMVTGAAQMDGAILVVAATDGPMPQTREHILLGRQVGIPRMVVFMNKVDMVDDEELLELVDMEIRDLLSFYEYDGDNTPVIAGSALGGLNGDAKWVDSIMELMDAVDSWIELPQRDVDKDFLMPIEDVFTITGRGTVATGRIESGVANTGDGVDIIGMGAEKLTSTITGVEMFRKILDRGEAGDNVGILLRGIEKSQIKRGMVICKPGSVTPHAKFKAEVYVLKKEEGGRHTPFHNNYRPQFYVRTTDVTGTINLPDGVEMVMPGDNLTITVELHQPIAMNVGLRFAIREGGRTVGAGQVTEIL, encoded by the coding sequence ATGGCAAAAGAAACCTTTGACCGTTCAAAACCACACTTAAACATTGGTACTATTGGACACGTTGACCACGGTAAAACAACTTTAACAGCTGCAATTACTACAGTATTAGCATCTAAAGGTCTTTCAGAATTAAGAGACTTTTCTTCAATTGATAATGCTCCTGAAGAAAAAGAAAGAGGTATTACAATTAATACTTCTCACGTTGAATATCAAACGGCAAATCGTCACTACGCACACGTTGACTGTCCAGGTCACGCGGATTACGTGAAGAACATGGTAACTGGTGCTGCTCAAATGGATGGTGCAATTTTAGTTGTTGCTGCTACTGATGGACCAATGCCACAAACACGTGAGCACATCTTATTAGGTCGTCAAGTAGGTATTCCTAGAATGGTTGTATTCATGAATAAAGTGGATATGGTTGATGATGAGGAGTTATTAGAATTAGTTGATATGGAAATCAGAGATTTGCTATCTTTCTATGAGTATGACGGAGATAACACTCCTGTTATTGCTGGATCTGCTTTAGGTGGATTGAATGGAGATGCAAAGTGGGTTGATTCAATTATGGAATTGATGGATGCTGTTGATTCATGGATTGAATTACCACAACGTGATGTAGATAAAGATTTCTTAATGCCAATTGAAGATGTATTTACAATTACAGGTCGTGGAACTGTTGCTACTGGTCGTATAGAGTCTGGTGTAGCTAATACAGGTGATGGTGTTGATATCATAGGTATGGGAGCTGAAAAGTTAACATCTACAATTACTGGAGTTGAAATGTTCCGTAAAATTTTAGATAGAGGTGAGGCTGGAGATAATGTAGGTATCTTATTAAGAGGTATTGAAAAATCTCAAATTAAAAGAGGTATGGTAATCTGTAAGCCAGGTTCTGTAACTCCACATGCTAAATTTAAAGCTGAAGTATACGTACTTAAGAAAGAAGAAGGTGGTCGTCACACTCCATTCCATAATAACTATCGTCCACAGTTCTACGTTAGAACTACAGATGTAACAGGTACAATTAACTTACCTGATGGAGTTGAAATGGTAATGCCAGGTGATAACTTAACAATTACTGTTGAATTACATCAACCAATTGCAATGAACGTAGGATTACGTTTTGCAATCCGTGAAGGTGGTAGAACAGTAGGTGCTGGTCAGGTTACAGAAATTCTTTAA